One Phoenix dactylifera cultivar Barhee BC4 chromosome 8, palm_55x_up_171113_PBpolish2nd_filt_p, whole genome shotgun sequence genomic window carries:
- the LOC120111788 gene encoding zinc finger protein MAGPIE-like, producing the protein MIRTFAFTNRRDSFITHRAFCDALAEETARVSAASSINNMAPMSEANYLFTGGSGRSNMLQSFSSNIEPNISNCEANDQARPGLSLWMGHGIQSGEPLSSTPTLSDINQIGPVGAGTLYGDLFTSCSNAQQLNTQLSWMCGNKLWPTSTCELTGTSIPTTPMKEVGCSRSLLTSIPSLFSTQHQQHQAPVSDMSATALLQKAALIGVTPTIPFRGSSGPLKCQDTQIEDAGKNDGFFNSNQLSNLENIVNGFTASNGMLIERHRSSLMDDLKGGGETKDFLGVGVQTLCPSLINGWI; encoded by the coding sequence ATGATACGgacttttgctttcacaaacaGGAGAGACAGTTTTATAACACACAGGGCCTTCTGTGATGCCTTAGCTGAAGAGACCGCAAGAGTTTCTGCAGCATCCAGCATCAACAACATGGCTCCGATGAGCGAAGCCAATTATCTTTTCACTGGCGGTTCGGGGAGATCTAATATGCTGCAGAGCTTCTCCTCCAATATTGAGCCTAATATATCCAACTGCGAGGCCAATGATCAGGCTAGACCCGGGCTTTCGTTGTGGATGGGCCATGGCATTCAAAGCGGTGAGCCCTTAAGCAGCACTCCCACCCTCTCAGATATCAATCAAATTGGACCGGTGGGTGCCGGAACCTTGTATGGCGATCTCTTCACTTCATGTTCAAATGCGCAGCAACTCAACACCCAGTTAAGTTGGATGTGCGGCAACAAGCTCTGGCCTACAAGCACTTGTGAGCTAACGGGCACCTCAATTCCAACAACCCCCATGAAGGAGGTCGGCTGCTCGCGGTCTCTCCTCACAAGCATTCCTTCCTTGTTTAGCACTCAGCATCAGCAACATCAAGCACCAGTATCGGATATGTCTGCGACGGCATTGTTGCAAAAAGCCGCACTAATTGGTGTGACTCCCACCATTCCATTTAGAGGGAGTTCCGGGCCATTGAAATGCCAAGACACTCAGATCGAAGATGCTGGCAAAAATGATGGATTTTTCAATTCAAACCAACTAAGCAATCTAGAGAACATTGTAAATGGTTTCACAGCATCAAACGGTATGCTCATCGAAAGACACCGCAGCTCTCTAATGGATGATctgaaaggaggaggagagaccAAGGATTTCTTAGGTGTTGGGGTGCAGACTCTCTGTCCCTCATTAATCAATGGATGGATCTGA
- the LOC103702568 gene encoding zinc finger protein MAGPIE-like: MYQVLGPQIIADLVKDADADDPEAEVIALSPRTLLATNRFLCEICGKGFQRDQNLQLHRRGHNLPWKLRQRSTKEPRKRVYVCPEKSCIHHNPARALGDLTGIKKHFCRKHGEKKWKCEKCSKRYAVQSDWKAHSKTCGTREYRCDCGALFSRYILYYYC; encoded by the exons ATGTACCAGGTGTTAGGACCGCAAATTATTGCTGATCTGGTGAAGGATGCAGATGCTGATG ATCCTGAAGCGGAGGTCATTGCCTTGTCTCCAAGGACCCTCTTGGCCACCAACCGGTTCTTGTGCGAGATTTGCGGCAAAGGCTTTCAGAGAGACCAGAACCTCCAGCTCCACCGACGGGGGCACAACCTCCCATGGAAGCTGAGGCAAAGAAGCACCAAAGAGCCGAGGAAAAGGGTCTACGTATGCCCCGAGAAGAGCTGCATCCACCACAATCCAGCAAGAGCGCTTGGAGACCTGACCGGCATAAAGAAGCACTTCTGCCGGAAGCATGGCGAGAAGAAGTGGAAGTGCGAGAAATGCTCCAAGCGTTACGCCGTGCAGTCTGACTGGAAGGCGCACTCCAAGACCTGCGGCACGAGGGAGTACCGCTGCGACTGCGGTGCCCTTTTCTCCaggtatattttgtattactaCTGTTAG
- the LOC103702459 gene encoding monothiol glutaredoxin-S3-like produces the protein MQQAIPYSNGRAWAPRRNGGGAVIGGRTAVEQVVVAARCATSGGEIRRVVEENPVVVVGRRGCCMVHVVRRLLLGQGVNPTVCEVGEDADEAALIAELPPSMAASGAAGSGGDVVGHLRRQGMVLPAVFIGGRLVGGLDRLMAVHISGELVPILKQAGALWL, from the coding sequence ATGCAACAGGCGATCCCGTACAGCAACGGGAGGGCGTGGGCTCCGCGGAGAAACGGCGGGGGAGCGGTCATcggggggcggacggcggtcgAGCAGGTGGTGGTGGCGGCGCGGTGCGCGACCAGCGGCGGCGAGATACGGAGGGTGGTGGAGGAGAACCCGGTGGTGGTTGTGGGGCGGCGGGGTTGCTGCATGGTGCACGTGGTGAGGAGGTTGCTGCTGGGGCAGGGGGTGAACCCGACGGTGTGCGAGGTCGGGGAGGACGCCGACGAGGCGGCGCTCATCGCCGAGCTGCCCCCGAGCATGGCTGCCTCCGGCGCCGCCGGCAGCGGCGGGGACGTTGTGGGCCACCTCCGGCGGCAGGGGATGGTGCTGCCGGCAGTGTTCATCGGGGGAAGGCTGGTGGGGGGGCTGGACCGGCTCATGGCCGTCCACATCTCCGGCGAGCTCGTCCCGATCTTAAAGCAAGCCGGCGCGTTATGGCTCTGA
- the LOC103702460 gene encoding fasciclin-like arabinogalactan protein 6, with translation MASSLVPLPSMFIGLTAIFLLITAPHVLAQAKAPVAPGPTAGPLSLTAILEKSGQYTTLLRLLKVTQVGEQVQSQLNNSYDGLTIFAPTDNAFSSLKSGALNSLNPQEQVSLVLYHVLPRYYSLTTFQTASNPVRTQASGSNGAVYTVNVTTSSNQANVSTGVDETPISNALYSEFPLAVYSIDKVLLPYDLFGPKPPAPAPAPVPKKHKKAPAAASGPTSEAETTPSAASLKGSVGWGFVMGVGLMSIASLL, from the coding sequence ATGGCCTCCTCCCTGGTCCCCCTCCCATCCATGTTCATCGGCCTCACCGCAATATTCCTCCTCATCACCGCCCCCCACGTCCTAGCCCAGGCCAAGGCCCCGGTCGCCCCCGGGCCGACCGCCGGCCCTCTCAGCCTCACCGCCATCCTCGAGAAGAGCGGGCAGTACACCACCCTCCTGCGCCTCCTCAAGGTTACCCAAGTAGGGGAGCAGGTACAAAGCCAGCTCAACAACTCCTACGACGGCCTCACCATCTTCGCCCCCACCGACAACGCCTTCAGCAGCCTCAAGTCCGGCGCCCTCAACAGCCTCAACCCCCAAGAACAGGTCTCTTTAGTCTTGTACCATGTCCTGCCGAGGTACTACAGCCTGACGACCTTCCAAACCGCGAGCAACCCGGTGCGCACCCAGGCCTCCGGCAGCAATGGAGCAGTCTACACGGTCAATGTGACGACCAGCAGCAACCAGGCGAACGTGTCGACCGGCGTAGACGAGACGCCGATCAGCAACGCCCTCTACTCCGAATTCCCTCTGGCGGTCTACTCGATCGACAAGGTCCTGCTGCCTTATGATCTCTTTGGGCCTAAGCCTCCAGCGCCGGCGCCGGCTCCAGTCCCGAAGAAGCACAAGAAGGCTCCAGCTGCGGCCTCGGGGCCTACGTCGGAGGCAGAGACCACCCCGTCAGCGGCTAGTTTGAAGGGGAGTGTGGGCTGGGGTTTTGTTATGGGGGTTGGGTTGATGAGCATTGCGAGTCTTCTCTAG